Genomic DNA from Hordeum vulgare subsp. vulgare chromosome 2H, MorexV3_pseudomolecules_assembly, whole genome shotgun sequence:
gacacctaccgagggagtgtctaacccaccagacatgcataTTCCACCCAGAATGCATGGCAACGCAACGGTAACGTTGTGACCATgcgcctcgaccaccatccaaacctcggcgtcaagccaccacaccatgtaattcttattaaatagatacttatgtacctataaatgattttcgggacaaataaatagcaaattataatgcagctgcagttcaaatttgacccgcttcctactgaatcggcggcaatttgtctttttcactagaggtggataaaagcttttaacacccaaccattttgtcaattgtacattaaatatggcctagtattttagaaaaatgatttggtacaattttgaaacaaatatatggtaggtccttcacaaaaaaactcatttcgggcacttgaaaaatggaaaatgaatttttcatacgaggaaaatgaaagcttccttcatcaacattgtttgccattccaatatgcacccttgtgcataatattagatcgtttcaacaaactatgccatgaatgtggccataagattgatcatttggctcgaaatccatgaatcttcacacacgatagcccatttctgagaacacttttttaaaataatcaccgtattataagtttattatttttcctggtaacttggtcacatattatgacacaacgcgaaggtttcgcattttttgattttttttaatttgttatgcccgtttcaaaatgcggtcaaaacggcgggcttgaccgttcatagctaggggttgaatcttgccaaaattttgttgGATCTATGATTAAATTTATACTTgtttacctaaaaatgattttaggaaaaatcatgagaaaactataaggcacctctagttcaaatttgacctgcttcctGCTGAATAGGcgacaatttgtctttttcactagaggtggataaaagcttttaacacccaaccatttggtcaattgtacattaaatatggcctagtattttagaaaaataatttggtacaattttgaaacaaatatacggtaggtccttcacaaaaaactcattcttGGCACTCGAAAattggaaaatgatttttttgtgcaaggaaatgaaaacttccttaatcaaaattgttttccattccaatatgcaccttgTGCATAACATTAGAtagtttcaacaaactatgccatgaatgtggccatgcaattgatcatttggctcaaaagccatgaatcttcacacacgatagcccatttctgacaacattttttaaaaataatcaccgtattacaagtttattatttttcgtggtaacttggtcacatattatgacacaacgcgaaggttttgtattttttgatttttttaatttgttatgcccgtttcaaaatgcggtcgaaacggcgggcttgaccgttcatagctagggttgaatcttgccaaaattttgttgGATCTATGATTAAATAAATACTTCTTTACCCTTAAATGAATTTAGggaaaaatcatgagaaaactatgaagcacctctagttcaaatttgacccgcttcctcctaaatcggcgacaatttgtctttttcactagaggtggataaaagcttttaacacccaaccattttgtcaattgtacattaaatatggcctagtatttgagaaaaatgatttggtccaattttgaaacaaatatatggtaggtccttcacaaaaaactcatttcgggcactcgaaaaatggaaaatgatttttttgtgcaaggaaaatgaaaaaattcttaatcaacattgtttgcaattccaatacgcacccttgtgcataatattagatcgtttcaacaaactatgccatgaatgtggccataagattgatcatttggctcgaAAGTCATCaatcttcacacacgatagcccatttctgagaacactttttaaaataatcaccgtattacaagtttattatttttcctggtaacttggtcacatattatgacacaacgcgaaggttttgcatttttttgattttttttaatttgttatgccagtttcaaaatgcggtcaaaataaCGGGCATGTTCGTTCCTACCTAGGGATTGAATCTTGCCAAATTTTTGTTGGATGTATGATTAAATACATACTTCTTACCCAAAAATGATTTtaggaaaaaatcatgagaaaactatgagacacctctagttcaaatttgacccgcttcgtgctgaatcggcgacaatttgtctttttcactagaggtggataaaagcttttaacacccaaccattttgtcaattgtacattaaatatggcctagtatttgagaaaaatgatttggtccaattttgaaacaaatatatggtaggtcctttacaaaaaaactcattttgggcacttgaaaaatggaaaatgaatttttcatacaaggaaaatgaaaactttcttaatcaacattgtttgccattccaatatgcacccttgtgcataatattactccctccgtcccggtgATTAAGTCACTTTGCGAAAATCAGATATTCGCAAAAGGTAAGGCATGGAACATTAAATTGCTTCGCTGGTGCTGGTGCTTCGTTCTCCGTTTAAACTCGTTTACTGCGTTGGTGCTTCGTTCTCTGTTTTTTCCTGTCTAAAGTGTGAAACCAATTCTGCATGCATCCCGTGGAAACCACTGCCCTCCACCTTTTCCTTGTCTCAAGTGTGAAACGAGTTTGCATGCCATCCTTCATGTTCCTCTCTCCTTTATAAGCCATGCCAGAAGAATGATGGGGGAAGGTGAGAAGAATTGCCATGGAGGGAGGTGCCCAGATCGGTTCCATGGAGATGAGGGAGGAGGAGACGGGTGCCATGGGGGAGTAGATGGGCGCTATGGAGAAGGTTGTGCAGTTTGTGAAGGAGGACATGAGGGGCGCCATGGAGGAGCAGATGGGTGCCATGGAGAAGCAGTTCGTGAAGGAGCACAAGAGGGGCGCCATGGAGGAGGTTGTGCAGCAGCGGATCTACGCCATGGGGGAGGAGCTCGTCCAGCATGAGTATGTCCCTGTACATGAATTGGACGTTGCGTTCTCTATGAAGATTGTGTCGGATGATGTCTCTCTTGTGCACCCGGATGCGGAGACACAAGATCCGTTCGCTATGACGGAAGAATCTTTGACGTGGAGCTCTGGTTGTGTGGAGAGGGAGATCAAATGGAGGGAAGCAACACATGACTTGGTCCTCTCTGGAACGTGGAAGAAGAAAATTCGCACAATCAACGTTGGGGTGCAGGTTGGTGGTGAAGACGTGCACATACCAAAGCGTCCAGTGGTGAGAGCGGAGGACGTGCTGGATgccaagaagaacaagtgggATGACATCGATGATCCAAAGAGAAACCCAATCATTGGGGAGATGCTTCACTTGCATAGCTCCGAATACTAGAGGTGGCGGCCGACGAACGCCTAGGACGACGGCATCTCTTGTACCTCGAGCCTGAGCACCAACAACCAGCACATCTGGTGGCGGCGGCCTGGTTCCTCCACCCTCTCCACCACGGCGGCCTACTTCCTCTCCACCACGGCTTGCCCCACCCTCCACTGCTTCCTCTACTGGTGGTTCGTCGTTGAGATCAAACATCACCATTgacaggaggaagaagatgaatgcGAGAAGATGCAACAACCCAGCCATCAGGTAGCCTATTTATAGATGTATGTCACAGTTTCGCGCCGTTGatccaaaacaaaaaaattggacCTAGAGTTGGTGCGAAAAGgaagaagatacgcgccagaaaGATTTGGCTGAAAAAATACGCTACAGGAGGCGCGAAGTGGAAGCGCAGGGAGGAAGAAGACGTGCGGGAGGAAGAGGAGACGTTTTGCATGCAACCAGGAGAACGAGTGCCTGCATGCATTAGCAAGTGCTGGTGGGCATTTTGCATGCCATTAAAACGTGGGTCCGCATGGAGTAACTAGGGATTAAATGTTGATTTCTAACAGGCTGTGATTGGTTCCACGGATGCTTGCGGTGCTTCTCCTCGCCCAATCTTTTTTCACCTAGGTTGCGCTGCTACTCGTATGGTGACTTAATcatcgggacggagggagtagattgtttcaacaaactatgccatgaatgtggccataagattgatcatctggcttgaaaaccatgaatcttcacacatcatagctcatttctgagaacattttttaaaaataatttccgtattacaagtttattatttttcctaataaattggtcacatataatgacataaTGCGAAAGTTTtacaattttttgatttttttgaattttaaatgcccatttcaaaatgcggtcagaaCAACGGGCatgcccgttcctagctagtggttgaatcttggatttttttggtatttatgTGATTAAATGTATAATtttatacctataaatgatttttgctaaaaataaaaaggaatttaGGATGCAgctacagttcaaatttgacccgcttcatgCTGAATCGGGaaattttgtctttttcacgagaggtgtctCATAGATTTTGACACCCAATCATTTTttcaattgtatattaaatatgatctaatattttataaaaatgagtcggtccaattttacaacaaatatgtggcaggttctttacaaaaaataataattttggacACTAGCTGACTGGTAGCGGCCTTCTATTATTAATCAATTACGACCAATTGAGATGGTCATAACGTCATCGAAGCCTATACTTCGTTCTGATTGGTCTATGAGCATGTCACACGGATCAAGCATTAAAAACCATAGGATACTCGCACATCCAACGGCCCACAACCCCACCAACCGCAAGCTACCCCTAAAAAACCCACCAGGACCTCCTCTCTCCCCTGCACaccactcctctctctcccctcccctcccctcccttgcTCCCTCCCGATTTCATCCCCAATCCTGCAGCAAATCGGCCCTCGCAAGCAGTCCATCCAAGAGAGAGGCGATTCGATTCCATCTGATTCGACCTCGcgtgcggagaggaggaggaggagcgatgAAGAAGATCTTCGGGGCCAAGAAGATCCAGGACCCGCCGCCGTCCATCCAGGACGCCACCGACCGGGTATGCATCTCATACTACCTTCGATTGGATGGACGCCACCGACCAGGTACACATCTCATCCAGGACGCCACCGACCGAAGAGAACAcatggagagagagaggaaaagctCAGCAGCGGCGATGGCGAGCGGCGGATTCATGGCTAAGAAGGAGCTCGGCGAGACCCACGATGTGCTCCGCTTCGGCGTCAATGACAGCGTTCGCGGCGACCTCGCGCCGGTGCACCCCGTCCAGACCGCCATCCACAAGGTAAACCCTCCCTCCCCCCCTCCCCGATCTGCCACCGTTCATTCCCCATGAGACGGAAACCGTAGCCCTGAATCCGATTTGTTCTGTGGGTGCGTGCGCGTGCGTGCAGGAGAACAAGTTctgggacgagaagaagaagttcGGGACCAAGGCCATCTACGGATCCGCCTTCAACATCCGCAAGGATCTCGATGCCCAGATCCTCTCCAGGTAGACTTTGCCCATTGCCCCCTTCTCCCCCCTCCTGTAAATAGGTTTTCGCTAGCTACTGGTGGTAGCTGATGTGGGGCattagaagaaagaaaaatagcgTATGATCTGGCGGCTGCAGTTTCGTGGATTTGACCTTACTTCGAGAACCAGGTGTTCATATCTTGTGCTAGACTAGTCCTAAACAGCGCGCCCCCGCCGGCTTTTCATTATCTCACTTTCAAACACGGGTCTACAGACATGGAAACATGTTAGGTAGGAAGGAGTGACTGGGGTGAATAAAACTTCCGATTGAACAACACCAGTTAGTACCATGTCATAGTTCCCAGAAGCACAACGGCCAATCCAATTAAATTTGCAAGCTAAATTTGGTTAAAAACAAATGCCAAGAAAATTTGCATACATAAATTTACTGTCATGTCTATTTATTGCGTTGTCTATTTATTGGATCAAATATCAGCCTGCTGATTTCTTCTTTTTGTGTTGATCAGAAGTGACTGTCATGTGGTTGCATGATAGCTATGCTTGTTTCAGATTTTAGATACCCTTTCTGGCTGAAGCGACTACTACTTGTCTTGATGCTAAAGTTACCAATCCGTTTAGCTCTGCTTTTGAAGTATTTTGGAACTGATCTGCCTCGTGTCTCTATTTTCTTGGGCTGAGGACATGCTTCATTCTATTTGTCTAAGTTCTTCTCAACACTTGATATTAAGCATTTATGCCTCATATCACTATGTCTTGAACTGAATAATTGATTGATTTTACCTCTTGATCTTGTGGTCTTGTTAATAGCCAGTTTTTACATTTTAGTGTGTTTCCTGTTTGTACCCTCTGTTGTAGCTGACAATGAGAAGAGGCAGATTTTACTCTTTTCTGACTTGAAGCTGCTCCTGACTTCTAGGATATACTGATTAAATTAAATGCTTGCATCTATCGAATTTAGGTTCTTGATGCATCTGTCTATTGCATCTATCAACTTCAACCGTGTCTGTATGTATTGCTGGTTGTAACTAGGATATGAGcgcacactactaggaaaagggctatagatgatatagatactaatggcgcaccacacaagcagtgcgtcactactatatagtagtggcgcaccatgtgaggtgtgtcattagtgtggtggacactaatggcgcaccacacactcggtgcgccactactatatatatatatatatatatatatatatatatatatatattttgcaaaactactaatggcgcaccagcagctggtgcgtcattagtaagcatggttactaatggcgcgtctgttagtagtgcgccattactataatttttttggtttttttttttgcaaactactaatggcgcaccacatctagtgcgccattagtaaccagtgttactaatggcgcatctgttggtggtgcgtcaCTACTTTtctttttgcagaactactaatggcgcatcagaagaggtgcgccattagtaaccagggttactaatggcgcatatgtaggtggtgcgtcattagtaacttgggaccagctagatattttggacagccacctatcATAGTCACTTTCTCCACTTCATTCTTTTCacttcctcctccaagcttgtctcgggtgcctcctcttcctcatcttatttgcatcatagattcatccaaattaagtggttaaattacctttttttataggtaagtaaggggaaggcttttatgttgtagatctacttttttctccctccaacaacgtgcacatgcactttttatggcctagctagatctacgtatgtttgttgtgttgcatatgtttgtggtgttgcatatatgtttgtgtttgcaggtaccggtatttgaaatgcgatagttgccaatatttttctggaatgttgattcatttccgtttcggcgagaatttggcaccatgcattcttttttgtcctatttttggcaaaatcatgccaattttttttggttctaaaatatcataATGCTCTACCTCGCAAGCGATCATGGtctgcacgatgaccgaaggcattgagaataggtttttgagctccgcgaaggccgagatgcttcaaaagaatgagacggagataagatgttcgtgtcgaagatgcaagctgaagagccttacggacccggattccgtaaaggtgcgggaccacctgctct
This window encodes:
- the LOC123425426 gene encoding cyclin-B1-2-like isoform X4 — its product is MKKIFGAKKIQDPPPSIQDATDRVCISYYLRLDGRHRPGTHLIQDATDRREHMERERKSSAAAMASGGFMAKKELGETHDVLRFGVNDSVRGDLAPVHPVQTAIHKENKFWDEKKKFGTKAIYGSAFNIRKDLDAQILSRFSSKSL
- the LOC123425426 gene encoding uncharacterized protein LOC123425426 isoform X2 encodes the protein MKKIFGAKKIQDPPPSIQDATDRVCISYYLRLDGRHRPGTHLIQDATDRREHMERERKSSAAAMASGGFMAKKELGETHDVLRFGVNDSVRGDLAPVHPVQTAIHKENKFWDEKKKFGTKAIYGSAFNIRKDLDAQILSRYNTLTESPSSECREAKLF
- the LOC123425426 gene encoding uncharacterized protein LOC123425426 isoform X1 is translated as MKKIFGAKKIQDPPPSIQDATDRVCISYYLRLDGRHRPGTHLIQDATDRREHMERERKSSAAAMASGGFMAKKELGETHDVLRFGVNDSVRGDLAPVHPVQTAIHKENKFWDEKKKFGTKAIYGSAFNIRKDLDAQILSSFSTGTIRWKRNYALWTVVPQTPY
- the LOC123425426 gene encoding cyclin-B1-2-like isoform X3 is translated as MKKIFGAKKIQDPPPSIQDATDRVCISYYLRLDGRHRPGTHLIQDATDRREHMERERKSSAAAMASGGFMAKKELGETHDVLRFGVNDSVRGDLAPVHPVQTAIHKENKFWDEKKKFGTKAIYGSAFNIRKDLDAQILSRSDCHVVA
- the LOC123425426 gene encoding cyclin-B1-2-like isoform X5 — its product is MKKIFGAKKIQDPPPSIQDATDRVCISYYLRLDGRHRPGTHLIQDATDRREHMERERKSSAAAMASGGFMAKKELGETHDVLRFGVNDSVRGDLAPVHPVQTAIHKENKFWDEKKKFGTKAIYGSAFNIRKDLDAQILSRQR